A section of the Numida meleagris isolate 19003 breed g44 Domestic line chromosome 16, NumMel1.0, whole genome shotgun sequence genome encodes:
- the GPSM1 gene encoding G-protein-signaling modulator 1 isoform X5 yields MDSLDLLKFPSEKDQNGDSHHVGDLKISGKEFLSLPARSKKYREHQLGSERRPQGPCTSPLDSSQVRVQVPQSKINRTPSDEECFFDLLSKFQSNRMDDQRCPLEECPSEAAEAAATPVPALEERIAHSSLMASPQTEEFFDLIASSQSRRLDDQRANVGNLPGLRITHNNLGHLCMEGDAQEPGDEFFNMLMKCQSSRIDDQRCAPPDSIPRGPTMPDEDFFSLIQRVQAKRMDEQRVDLASAQEEAEEEQQRPGSS; encoded by the exons GACCAGAATGGGGACAGCCATCACGTGGGAGACCTGAAGATCTCGGGAAAAGAGTTCTTGTCTTTACCTGCGAGGTCGAAGAAATACCGGGAGCACCAACTGGGTTCGGAGAGGAGGCCCCAAGGGCCGTGCACATCACCCCTGGATAGCAGCCAAGTCCGAGTGCAAGTGCCACAGTCG AAGATCAACCGGACCCCTTCGGATGAGGAATGCTTCTTTGACCTGCTGAGCAAGTTCCAGAGCAACCGGATGGACGATCAGCGCTGCCCGCTGGAGGAATGCCCCTCGGAGGCTGCGGAGGCAGCGGCCACACCGGTCCCAGCCCTGGAAGAACGGATAG CACACTCCTCCCTGATGGCGTCCCCGCAGACAGAGGAGTTCTTCGATCTCATCGCCAGCTCGCAGAGCAGACGGCTGGATGACCAGCGTGCCAACGTGGGCAACCTGCCAGGCCTCCGGATAACACACAACAACTTGGGGCACCTGTGCATGGAGGGGGACGCCCAGGAGCCCGGGGATGAGTTCTTCAACATGCTGATGAAGTGTCAG TCCTCCAGGATAGACGACCAGCGCTGTGCACCGCCAGACTCCATCCCCCGTGGTCCCACGATGCCAGATGAGGATTTCTTCAGCCTCATCCAGCGCGTCCAGGCCAAACGCATGGATGAGCAGAGGGTAGATCTGGCCTCGGCACAAGAGGAGGCAGAAGAGGAGCAGCAAAGGCCTGGTTCCAGCTAA
- the GPSM1 gene encoding G-protein-signaling modulator 1 isoform X6 codes for MDDQRCPLEECPSEAAEAAATPVPALEERIAHSSLMASPQTEEFFDLIASSQSRRLDDQRANVGNLPGLRITHNNLGHLCMEGDAQEPGDEFFNMLMKCQSSRIDDQRCAPPDSIPRGPTMPDEDFFSLIQRVQAKRMDEQRVDLASAQEEAEEEQQRPGSS; via the exons ATGGACGATCAGCGCTGCCCGCTGGAGGAATGCCCCTCGGAGGCTGCGGAGGCAGCGGCCACACCGGTCCCAGCCCTGGAAGAACGGATAG CACACTCCTCCCTGATGGCGTCCCCGCAGACAGAGGAGTTCTTCGATCTCATCGCCAGCTCGCAGAGCAGACGGCTGGATGACCAGCGTGCCAACGTGGGCAACCTGCCAGGCCTCCGGATAACACACAACAACTTGGGGCACCTGTGCATGGAGGGGGACGCCCAGGAGCCCGGGGATGAGTTCTTCAACATGCTGATGAAGTGTCAG TCCTCCAGGATAGACGACCAGCGCTGTGCACCGCCAGACTCCATCCCCCGTGGTCCCACGATGCCAGATGAGGATTTCTTCAGCCTCATCCAGCGCGTCCAGGCCAAACGCATGGATGAGCAGAGGGTAGATCTGGCCTCGGCACAAGAGGAGGCAGAAGAGGAGCAGCAAAGGCCTGGTTCCAGCTAA